The Actinomadura sp. WMMB 499 genome includes a window with the following:
- a CDS encoding propionyl-CoA synthetase, which translates to MGAYAAAYERSIADPTRFWGLAARDVRWLVPPDRVLDDGAPPFYRWFTGGELNTCDNALDRHVEEGRGDQAALIYDSPVTGAERTYTYRELTELTARFAGALRAQGVDRGDRVIVYMPMVPEAVIAMLACARLGAVHSVVFGGFAARELAVRIDDARPKAVVSASCGIEGARIVPYKPLLDEALDLARHKVERCVLLQREQLHADLQRPRDVTWDEAVAGAEPAECVPVAATDPLYILYTSGTTGRPKGVVRDNGGHAVALRWSMENVFGVGPGDVFWAASDVGWVVGHSYIVYAPLLTGCTTVLYEGKPVGTPDAGAFWRVVERHRVKVLFTAPTAIRAIKKEDPDGALLGGRDLAGFDALFLAGERLDPDTCHWAERMLERPVVDHWWQTETGWPIVANLRGLEPMPVKPGSPSVPVPGYDVRILGPDGAPLPPGEDGDIALRLPLPPGTLPTLWQDDERFVEAYLDKRPGYYLTGDGGRIDEDGYVWVMGRTDDVINVAGHRLSTGTMEEVIAAHPAVAECAVIGVRDALKGQVPRALVVLKSGVLAEEDELAAELVRLVRDQVGPVAALKEVTVVPALPKTRSGKILRAAMRGIADGRDVPVPSTIEDPEVLDGLRPVLNPPGS; encoded by the coding sequence ATGGGCGCCTACGCCGCCGCGTACGAACGGAGCATCGCCGACCCGACCCGTTTCTGGGGGCTGGCGGCGCGGGACGTCCGCTGGCTCGTCCCGCCGGACCGGGTGCTGGACGACGGCGCGCCGCCCTTCTACCGCTGGTTCACCGGCGGTGAGCTCAACACCTGCGACAACGCCCTCGACCGGCATGTCGAGGAGGGCCGCGGCGACCAGGCCGCGCTGATCTACGACAGCCCGGTCACCGGGGCGGAGCGGACCTACACCTACCGGGAACTGACCGAGCTGACGGCGCGGTTCGCGGGGGCGCTGCGCGCGCAGGGCGTCGACCGCGGCGACCGGGTGATCGTCTACATGCCGATGGTGCCCGAGGCCGTGATCGCGATGCTGGCGTGCGCCCGGCTCGGCGCGGTGCACTCGGTCGTGTTCGGCGGGTTCGCCGCACGCGAGCTGGCCGTCCGGATCGACGACGCCCGCCCGAAGGCGGTGGTGTCGGCCTCCTGCGGCATCGAGGGCGCGCGGATCGTACCGTACAAGCCGCTGCTCGACGAGGCCCTCGACCTGGCCCGGCACAAGGTGGAACGGTGCGTGCTCCTGCAGCGCGAGCAGCTGCACGCCGACCTGCAGCGGCCGCGGGACGTCACGTGGGACGAGGCGGTCGCGGGCGCCGAGCCCGCCGAGTGCGTCCCCGTCGCCGCCACCGATCCCCTGTACATCCTGTACACGTCGGGGACGACGGGGCGGCCGAAGGGCGTGGTCCGCGACAACGGCGGGCACGCGGTGGCGCTGCGCTGGTCGATGGAGAACGTGTTCGGCGTGGGCCCCGGCGACGTCTTCTGGGCCGCGTCCGACGTCGGCTGGGTCGTCGGGCACTCCTACATCGTGTACGCGCCGCTGCTCACCGGCTGCACGACCGTCCTGTACGAGGGGAAGCCGGTCGGGACGCCCGACGCGGGCGCGTTCTGGCGCGTGGTGGAGCGGCACCGGGTGAAGGTGCTGTTCACGGCGCCGACCGCGATCCGGGCGATCAAGAAGGAGGACCCGGACGGCGCGCTGCTCGGCGGGCGCGACCTGGCGGGGTTCGACGCGCTGTTCCTGGCCGGGGAGCGGCTCGATCCCGACACCTGCCACTGGGCGGAGCGGATGCTGGAGCGTCCCGTCGTGGACCACTGGTGGCAGACCGAGACCGGGTGGCCGATCGTGGCGAACCTGCGCGGGCTGGAGCCGATGCCGGTGAAGCCGGGGTCGCCGTCGGTGCCGGTGCCGGGGTACGACGTGCGGATCCTCGGCCCGGACGGCGCGCCGCTGCCGCCCGGCGAGGACGGCGACATCGCGCTGCGGCTGCCGCTGCCGCCCGGGACGCTGCCGACGCTGTGGCAGGACGACGAGCGGTTCGTCGAGGCGTACCTCGACAAGCGTCCGGGCTACTACCTGACCGGAGACGGCGGCCGGATCGACGAGGACGGCTACGTGTGGGTGATGGGCCGCACCGACGATGTGATCAACGTCGCCGGGCACCGGCTGTCCACCGGGACGATGGAGGAGGTCATCGCGGCGCACCCGGCGGTGGCGGAGTGCGCGGTCATCGGCGTGCGGGACGCGCTGAAGGGGCAGGTGCCGCGGGCGCTGGTGGTGCTCAAGAGCGGCGTCCTGGCCGAGGAGGACGAGCTGGCCGCCGAGCTGGTGCGGCTGGTGCGCGACCAGGTCGGCCCGGTCGCCGCGCTCAAGGAGGTCACGGTCGTCCCGGCGCTGCCGAAGACGCGCTCGGGGAAGATCCTGCGGGCCGCGATGCGCGGGATCGCCGACGGCCGGGACGTGCCCGTGCCGTCCACGATCGAGGACCCGGAGGTGCTGGACGGCCTGCGCCCGGTGCTGAACCCGCCGGGGTCCTAG
- a CDS encoding GlsB/YeaQ/YmgE family stress response membrane protein — MTIAGSIAAIVLGALVGALGRLLVRGRPSMPAWATIAVGVVAAFAGTGLFGMFGPEEATWDVRQAAVQVGTAIIAVVLVAACWPAGHGR; from the coding sequence ATGACCATCGCCGGGAGCATCGCCGCCATCGTGCTGGGCGCCCTCGTCGGCGCCCTCGGCCGCCTGCTCGTGCGCGGGCGGCCGAGCATGCCGGCGTGGGCGACGATCGCGGTCGGCGTCGTCGCGGCCTTCGCCGGGACGGGCCTGTTCGGCATGTTCGGGCCAGAGGAGGCGACCTGGGACGTGCGGCAGGCGGCGGTGCAGGTCGGCACCGCGATCATCGCCGTCGTGCTGGTCGCCGCGTGCTGGCCCGCCGGCCACGGACGCTAG
- the selD gene encoding selenide, water dikinase SelD: protein MTPLARTARLTQYAHGGGCTCKIPPGELERVVAGLTGGGPLLAGGEDGDDAAAVLVADGRAVLSTADFFSPIVDDPYDWGRIAAANALSDIYAMGGEPLMALNLLAWPGDLLPGDLAREVLRGGRDVAAAAGCPIAGGHSMDDPEPKYGLAVTGVADPDRLLRLDAGRAGVPLTLTKPLGLGVLNARHKATGETFPQAVQTMTGLNDAAARAALDAGVRCATDVTGFGLLGHLFKLARASGVTAVVDAAAVPYLDGAREAVRDGFVPGGTRRNLSWVSPHTGFRRIGEEERLLLADAQTSGGLLVAGEIPGAPVIGELVPRGRRALVVR from the coding sequence GTGACCCCCCTCGCCCGCACCGCCCGCCTCACCCAGTACGCCCACGGCGGCGGCTGTACCTGCAAGATTCCCCCGGGCGAGCTGGAACGGGTGGTGGCCGGGCTCACCGGCGGCGGGCCGCTGCTGGCCGGCGGCGAGGACGGCGACGACGCCGCGGCGGTGCTCGTCGCGGACGGGCGGGCCGTGCTGTCCACCGCCGACTTCTTCTCCCCGATCGTCGACGACCCCTACGACTGGGGCCGGATCGCCGCCGCCAACGCGCTCTCCGACATCTACGCCATGGGCGGCGAGCCGCTGATGGCGCTGAACCTGCTGGCCTGGCCGGGCGACCTGCTGCCCGGCGACCTCGCCCGCGAGGTCCTGCGCGGCGGCCGGGACGTCGCGGCCGCCGCGGGCTGCCCCATCGCCGGCGGGCACAGCATGGACGATCCCGAGCCCAAGTACGGCCTCGCCGTCACCGGCGTCGCCGACCCGGACCGGCTGCTGCGCCTCGACGCGGGCCGGGCCGGCGTCCCGCTGACGCTGACCAAGCCGCTCGGGCTCGGCGTCCTCAACGCCCGGCACAAGGCGACGGGCGAGACGTTCCCGCAGGCCGTGCAGACCATGACCGGGCTGAACGACGCCGCCGCGCGGGCCGCGCTGGACGCCGGCGTCCGGTGCGCCACCGACGTCACCGGGTTCGGGCTGCTCGGCCACCTGTTCAAGCTGGCGCGGGCGTCCGGCGTCACCGCGGTCGTCGACGCCGCCGCCGTCCCGTACCTGGACGGCGCCCGCGAAGCCGTCCGGGACGGGTTCGTCCCCGGCGGCACGCGCCGCAACCTGTCCTGGGTGTCGCCGCACACCGGCTTCCGCCGGATCGGCGAGGAGGAGCGGCTGCTGCTGGCCGACGCCCAGACGTCCGGCGGGCTGCTGGTCGCGGGCGAGATCCCCGGCGCCCCGGTGATCGGCGAACTGGTGCCGCGCGGCCGCCGCGCGCTCGTGGTGCGGTAG
- a CDS encoding long-chain fatty acid--CoA ligase — translation MGIQEQRAELDRALKGRTVCGELAETVNLHGDRPAYSERDGDGWRTLTWADTRGRALETAAGFAALGLAPGEVVALMMPNRSEHVLADLGAVHAGGVPTTVYATLAPEQIAFVAGDCAAKYAVLDGRDQLDRWLPALDRLPDLRKIIVVDAAACPEGDDRFLSWDEFTELGRSSLAADPAEIDRRQQAVKPEDTVTLLYTSGTTGNPKGVLITHSMVLHEAAMVQNSSVLPEQPSGISYLPFAHIADRVLSYYLPIRLGSHVHFCPDPAQLTSILPQVRPHSFFGVPRVWEKIMAGIQAVLAAEQDEAKKAAVAAALDAGRAYVTAQEFGKTLTPEITAAYEQADKAVLTPMKAMLGLDRVGQASSAAAPLPEDVARFFAGLGLKIFDAYGMTETTGAITANLADSFKLGTVGRAFAGVELKLADDGEILVRGATCTPGYLNRPEATADLLDADGWVHTGDVGRLDEDGFLRVVDRKKELIITAGGENIAPSMIENLLKEHPLVGQALAFGDRRPFVVALVTLDGEVAPVWAAAHGIEQTDLAALAEHPVVLEEIGRAVADANARLARVQQVKKWRLLPAEWTAESEELTPTLKLKRRVVHSKYDAAIEELYGS, via the coding sequence ATGGGCATCCAGGAGCAGCGCGCGGAACTCGACCGGGCCCTGAAGGGCCGGACCGTCTGCGGCGAACTCGCCGAGACGGTGAACCTGCACGGCGACCGGCCCGCCTACTCCGAGCGCGACGGGGACGGCTGGCGCACCCTCACCTGGGCCGACACCCGGGGCCGCGCGCTGGAGACGGCCGCGGGGTTCGCCGCCCTCGGGCTCGCGCCCGGCGAGGTCGTCGCACTGATGATGCCGAACCGGTCCGAGCACGTCCTCGCCGACCTCGGCGCCGTCCACGCCGGGGGCGTGCCCACCACGGTCTACGCGACGCTCGCGCCCGAGCAGATCGCGTTCGTGGCCGGCGACTGCGCCGCGAAGTACGCCGTCCTCGACGGACGCGACCAGCTCGACCGATGGCTGCCCGCGCTGGACCGGCTGCCCGACCTCCGCAAGATCATCGTGGTGGACGCCGCCGCCTGCCCGGAGGGCGACGACCGCTTCCTCTCCTGGGACGAATTCACCGAGCTGGGGCGCTCGTCGCTCGCCGCGGACCCGGCCGAGATCGACCGCCGCCAGCAGGCCGTGAAGCCCGAGGACACTGTCACCCTGCTGTACACCTCCGGCACCACCGGCAACCCCAAGGGCGTGCTGATCACCCACTCGATGGTGCTGCACGAGGCCGCGATGGTGCAGAACAGCTCGGTGCTGCCCGAGCAGCCGTCCGGCATCTCCTACCTGCCGTTCGCGCACATCGCCGACCGCGTCCTCAGCTACTACCTCCCGATCCGGCTCGGCTCGCACGTCCACTTCTGCCCCGACCCCGCGCAGCTCACCTCGATCCTCCCCCAGGTCCGGCCGCACTCCTTCTTCGGCGTCCCGCGCGTCTGGGAGAAGATCATGGCGGGGATCCAGGCCGTGCTGGCCGCCGAGCAGGACGAGGCCAAGAAGGCCGCCGTCGCCGCCGCCCTCGACGCGGGCCGCGCCTACGTCACCGCGCAGGAGTTCGGCAAAACCCTCACCCCCGAGATCACCGCCGCGTACGAGCAGGCCGACAAGGCCGTCCTGACCCCGATGAAGGCGATGCTCGGCCTCGACCGCGTCGGCCAGGCGTCCAGCGCCGCCGCGCCGCTGCCCGAGGACGTCGCCCGGTTCTTCGCCGGGCTCGGCCTGAAGATCTTCGACGCCTACGGGATGACCGAGACGACCGGCGCGATCACCGCGAACCTCGCCGACTCCTTCAAGCTCGGCACGGTCGGCCGCGCGTTCGCCGGCGTCGAACTGAAGCTCGCCGACGACGGCGAGATCCTGGTGCGCGGCGCGACCTGCACCCCCGGCTACCTCAACCGCCCCGAGGCCACCGCCGACCTGCTCGACGCCGACGGCTGGGTGCACACCGGCGACGTCGGGCGGCTCGACGAGGACGGGTTCCTGCGCGTCGTCGACCGCAAGAAGGAGCTGATCATCACCGCGGGCGGCGAGAACATCGCCCCGTCGATGATCGAGAACCTGCTCAAGGAGCACCCGCTCGTCGGGCAGGCCCTCGCCTTCGGCGACCGCCGCCCCTTCGTCGTCGCCCTCGTCACCCTCGACGGCGAGGTCGCGCCCGTGTGGGCCGCCGCGCACGGCATCGAGCAGACCGACCTCGCCGCGCTCGCCGAGCACCCGGTCGTCCTGGAGGAGATCGGCCGCGCCGTCGCCGACGCCAACGCGCGGCTCGCCCGCGTCCAGCAGGTCAAGAAGTGGCGCCTGCTGCCCGCCGAATGGACCGCCGAGAGCGAGGAGCTCACCCCGACCCTGAAGCTCAAGCGCCGCGTCGTCCACAGCAAGTACGACGCGGCCATCGAGGAGCTGTACGGGTCCTGA
- the fdhD gene encoding formate dehydrogenase accessory sulfurtransferase FdhD has protein sequence MGRITVRRPVLRLSTGGTRGRRPDTLAVEEPLEIRVAGRPLTITMRTPGHDFDLVAGFLAAEGIISSAADLATMRYCADTEEQNVLEVALAPGVPEPDASMARAFATTSACGVCGKSSIEALRAGRPHDVAGDPVRLTAATLAALPDRLRAAQRVFDRTGGLHAAGLFDARGELLAVREDVGRHNAVDKVVGWALRRKELPLTGRVLMVSGRASFELTQKAMTAGIPVLAAVSAPSSLAADLAEDAGMTLVGFLRGETMNVYTGAERVTV, from the coding sequence ATGGGGCGGATCACCGTGCGCAGGCCAGTGCTGCGGCTGAGCACCGGCGGGACGCGCGGGCGGCGGCCCGACACGCTCGCCGTGGAGGAACCGCTGGAGATCCGCGTCGCCGGACGGCCGCTGACCATCACCATGCGCACCCCCGGGCACGACTTCGACCTGGTCGCCGGGTTCCTCGCCGCCGAGGGGATCATCTCGTCCGCCGCCGACCTCGCGACGATGCGGTACTGCGCCGACACCGAGGAGCAGAACGTCCTGGAGGTCGCGCTCGCACCGGGCGTGCCGGAGCCGGACGCCTCGATGGCGCGGGCGTTCGCCACCACCAGCGCGTGCGGAGTGTGCGGCAAGTCGAGCATCGAGGCGCTGCGCGCCGGCCGTCCGCACGACGTCGCCGGCGACCCCGTGCGGCTCACCGCCGCGACGCTCGCCGCGCTGCCGGACCGGCTCCGCGCGGCGCAGCGGGTGTTCGACCGGACGGGCGGGCTGCACGCCGCGGGCCTGTTCGACGCGCGCGGCGAACTGCTGGCCGTCCGCGAGGACGTCGGGCGGCACAACGCGGTGGACAAGGTGGTCGGCTGGGCGCTGCGGCGCAAGGAGCTGCCGCTCACCGGGCGGGTGCTGATGGTCAGCGGGCGCGCGTCGTTCGAGCTGACGCAGAAGGCGATGACCGCCGGGATCCCGGTGCTGGCGGCGGTGTCGGCGCCGTCCTCGCTCGCGGCCGACCTCGCCGAGGACGCCGGGATGACACTCGTCGGCTTCCTGCGCGGCGAGACGATGAACGTCTACACCGGCGCCGAACGCGTCACCGTCTGA
- a CDS encoding metal-dependent hydrolase, with product MTRPLTDGPPASGIDERHPPIKPRRVTFDWSDTPLHWVPGDPVATHIINSFHIVLPEGEKWFIQAVKDARPHIKDERLLEEIKGFIGQEMVHARSHQGVLDQILRKNGIDVSKITDAAAKGNADRPAQMAELKARKPRAWRRRLRFELAAVASIEHYTAVLGQWIMDNDRFEKSGVDPTMLDLLRWHGAEEVEHRSVVFDVYKAMGGGYVMRVAAWVVSLFFLYWALIGGSLYLLGQDPTITKRITPLRVYRAYRRSVRLGHVPGIFRLLLGEAPVYLRPGHHPSKVCSTPQALDYLMRSPAARAAGYDPY from the coding sequence ATGACGAGGCCCCTGACGGACGGCCCCCCGGCGTCCGGCATCGACGAGCGTCATCCTCCGATCAAGCCCCGGCGCGTCACGTTCGACTGGTCCGACACGCCGCTGCACTGGGTGCCCGGCGACCCGGTCGCGACCCACATCATCAACTCCTTCCACATCGTCTTGCCCGAAGGCGAGAAGTGGTTCATCCAGGCCGTCAAGGACGCTCGGCCCCACATCAAGGACGAGCGGCTCCTGGAGGAGATCAAGGGCTTCATCGGGCAGGAGATGGTGCACGCCCGCTCCCACCAGGGGGTGCTCGACCAGATCCTGCGGAAGAACGGCATCGACGTCTCCAAGATCACCGACGCGGCGGCGAAGGGGAACGCCGACCGGCCCGCCCAGATGGCGGAGCTCAAGGCGAGGAAGCCGCGGGCGTGGCGGCGCCGGCTGCGCTTCGAGCTCGCCGCGGTCGCCTCGATCGAGCACTACACCGCCGTCCTCGGCCAGTGGATCATGGACAACGACCGGTTCGAGAAGTCCGGGGTCGACCCGACGATGCTGGACCTGCTGCGCTGGCACGGCGCCGAGGAGGTCGAGCACCGGTCGGTGGTGTTCGACGTCTACAAGGCCATGGGCGGCGGCTACGTCATGCGCGTCGCCGCATGGGTGGTGTCGCTGTTCTTCCTGTACTGGGCGCTGATCGGCGGTTCGCTGTACCTGCTCGGGCAGGACCCCACGATCACCAAGCGGATCACGCCGCTGCGGGTGTACCGGGCGTACCGGCGCTCGGTCCGGCTCGGGCACGTCCCGGGGATCTTCCGGCTGCTGCTCGGCGAGGCCCCCGTCTACCTGCGGCCGGGCCACCACCCGTCCAAGGTCTGCTCGACGCCGCAGGCGCTCGACTACCTGATGCGCTCCCCCGCCGCCCGCGCCGCCGGTTACGACCCGTACTGA
- a CDS encoding M24 family metallopeptidase yields MALARVDDPAELERFRAVQRLSYACADAVAATLEPGVTEREACRRMRRWLRERGVDDWLHTPFAWFGDRSAFTGFRVPTQFLPSGARLEEGMPYVLDMAPVKDGYCADIGYGGVLGENRVWERVDADLAEYRTLILRLVRERRTFADVYAEVDALIARQGHRSRHRKYPGRVIGHQVGVIGGVLPKRVGFPFGVRFLQTIGRELVTERVKGRSPLWNGGAGSRHAPTPGLWAVEPHIGFRGVGVKFEEILVVTGDDAYWLDDDLPHVRRWARREAA; encoded by the coding sequence GTGGCGCTCGCCCGCGTCGACGATCCCGCGGAGCTCGAGCGATTCCGTGCCGTCCAGCGGCTCTCCTACGCCTGCGCCGACGCGGTCGCGGCCACCCTCGAACCCGGCGTGACCGAGCGCGAGGCGTGCCGCCGCATGCGCCGGTGGCTGCGCGAGCGCGGCGTGGACGACTGGCTGCACACGCCGTTCGCCTGGTTCGGCGACCGCTCCGCCTTCACCGGTTTCCGCGTCCCGACGCAGTTCCTGCCGAGCGGCGCCCGCCTCGAGGAGGGCATGCCCTACGTCCTCGACATGGCACCGGTGAAGGACGGCTACTGCGCCGACATCGGCTACGGCGGCGTCCTCGGCGAGAACCGCGTCTGGGAACGGGTCGACGCCGACCTCGCCGAGTACCGGACGCTCATCCTGCGGCTCGTCCGCGAGCGGCGGACGTTCGCCGACGTCTACGCCGAGGTGGACGCGCTCATCGCCCGGCAGGGCCACCGCAGCCGGCACCGCAAGTACCCCGGCCGCGTCATCGGCCACCAGGTCGGCGTCATCGGCGGCGTCCTGCCCAAGCGCGTCGGGTTCCCGTTCGGCGTCCGGTTCCTGCAGACGATCGGCCGCGAACTCGTCACCGAGCGGGTGAAGGGACGCTCGCCGCTGTGGAACGGCGGCGCGGGGTCCAGGCACGCGCCGACGCCCGGCCTGTGGGCGGTCGAGCCGCACATCGGGTTCCGGGGCGTCGGCGTGAAGTTCGAGGAGATACTCGTCGTCACCGGGGACGACGCCTACTGGCTCGACGACGATCTCCCCCATGTGCGCCGGTGGGCGCGACGAGAGGCGGCATAA
- a CDS encoding SDR family oxidoreductase gives MEVARRRVRGDGVDLAVHEQGDRSNPTVLLVHGYPDTHAVWDEVAERLAERFHVVRYDVRGAGASSRPFGAKNYAFEHLMADMRAVLDAAAPGREVHLVGHDWGSIQGWEAVCTMPDRFASFTSISGPCLDHVGHWTRRAFGRPTPRGLRRAAAQGMRSWYIYFFQTPLLPEAMWRAGISRAFTRALELGEGVPARPGHPARTLPRDGASGVGLYRANMAARLRAPLDRRTDVPTQVIVPTRDLFVSPHLVGGLAERVPNLSLRTVRAGHWVPRSHPDAVARWVAEHAAGAAGGPLTAAESRALRRARVGGDRRPFDGSLVVVTGAGGGIGRATALAFAARGAEVVAADLDLAAARTTAELAGRAGPAGRAIEVDVADARAMEDFAKTVLHEHGVPDVVVNNAGIGMAGPFLDHTAGDWAQVLDVNLWGVIHGSRLFAAQMIERGQGGHIVNTASAAAFAPSRALPAYATSKAAVLMLSECLRAELKGADIGVSAICPGIVDSGITGRARFVGRDEAGQADGRDRATRAYALRGFGPEGVAERIVAAVRDDRAVVPVTAEAHAARLLARISPGAMRLLARLDVG, from the coding sequence ATGGAGGTTGCGCGACGGCGGGTGCGGGGCGACGGGGTCGACCTCGCCGTCCACGAGCAGGGCGACCGGTCGAACCCGACCGTCCTGCTCGTGCACGGCTACCCCGACACGCACGCCGTGTGGGACGAGGTCGCCGAGCGGCTCGCCGAGCGGTTCCACGTCGTCCGGTACGACGTGCGCGGCGCGGGCGCCTCCTCGCGCCCGTTCGGCGCGAAGAACTACGCCTTCGAGCACCTGATGGCCGACATGCGGGCGGTGCTGGACGCCGCCGCGCCGGGCCGCGAGGTCCACCTCGTCGGGCACGACTGGGGTTCGATCCAGGGCTGGGAGGCGGTCTGCACGATGCCGGACCGGTTCGCCTCGTTCACCTCGATCTCCGGGCCGTGCCTGGACCACGTCGGCCACTGGACGCGCCGCGCGTTCGGCCGCCCGACACCCCGCGGGCTGCGGCGCGCGGCGGCCCAGGGCATGCGGTCCTGGTACATCTACTTCTTCCAGACCCCGCTGCTGCCGGAGGCGATGTGGCGGGCCGGGATCTCGCGGGCGTTCACCCGCGCGCTGGAGCTCGGCGAGGGCGTTCCCGCCCGTCCCGGCCACCCCGCCCGGACGCTGCCGCGCGACGGCGCGTCCGGGGTCGGCCTGTACCGGGCGAACATGGCGGCGCGGCTGCGCGCGCCGCTGGACCGCCGCACCGACGTGCCGACGCAGGTGATCGTCCCGACCCGCGACCTGTTCGTGTCGCCGCACCTGGTCGGCGGGCTGGCCGAGCGGGTCCCGAACCTGTCGCTGCGGACCGTCCGGGCCGGGCACTGGGTGCCGCGCAGCCACCCGGACGCCGTCGCGCGCTGGGTCGCCGAGCACGCCGCGGGCGCGGCCGGCGGGCCGCTCACCGCGGCGGAGTCCCGCGCGCTGCGGCGGGCCCGGGTCGGCGGCGACCGCCGCCCCTTCGACGGCTCGCTGGTCGTCGTCACCGGGGCGGGCGGCGGGATCGGGCGCGCCACCGCGCTGGCGTTCGCCGCGCGCGGCGCGGAGGTCGTCGCCGCCGACCTGGACCTCGCGGCGGCGCGGACCACCGCCGAACTCGCCGGACGGGCGGGCCCGGCGGGGCGCGCGATCGAGGTCGACGTCGCGGACGCCCGGGCGATGGAGGACTTCGCCAAGACCGTCCTGCACGAGCACGGTGTGCCCGACGTCGTCGTCAACAACGCCGGGATCGGCATGGCCGGGCCGTTCCTCGACCACACCGCCGGCGACTGGGCGCAGGTGCTGGACGTGAACCTGTGGGGCGTCATCCACGGGTCGCGGCTGTTCGCGGCGCAGATGATCGAGCGCGGGCAGGGCGGCCACATCGTCAACACCGCGTCGGCCGCCGCGTTCGCGCCGTCCCGCGCGCTGCCCGCGTACGCGACGAGCAAGGCGGCGGTGCTGATGCTGTCGGAGTGCCTGCGCGCGGAGCTGAAGGGCGCCGACATCGGGGTCAGCGCGATCTGCCCCGGCATCGTCGACTCCGGGATCACCGGCCGGGCGCGCTTCGTCGGCCGCGACGAGGCCGGCCAGGCCGACGGGCGCGACCGCGCGACGCGCGCCTACGCGCTGCGCGGGTTCGGGCCCGAGGGGGTCGCGGAGCGGATCGTCGCCGCCGTCCGGGACGACCGCGCCGTCGTGCCCGTCACGGCCGAGGCGCACGCCGCGAGGCTGCTGGCCCGGATCTCGCCCGGCGCGATGCGGCTGCTGGCCCGCCTCGACGTCGGCTGA